The following coding sequences are from one Salvelinus alpinus unplaced genomic scaffold, SLU_Salpinus.1 scaffold_56, whole genome shotgun sequence window:
- the LOC139567143 gene encoding uncharacterized protein — protein sequence MYKRDTQLFDVTLSPREDTFTQRRHFLPEKTHSPREDTFSQRRHFLPEKTRSPREDTFSQRRHILPEKTHSPREDTFSQRRHILPEKTHSTREDTFYQRRHFLPEKTHSPREDTFTQRRHSRTEEELNIADTCLQRHKMASKYITEIAISTSPEKEKELHGQGYQKTNVNLNQGNSSTTKVYIWFRNGSGEPITRVQFSFTDKMKEDLKKAGFTELPANLNSGTHGDVIQLWYHSGASPKYDIPIEDLFLTTDENKEAAQFKLGWERLPCNLNRGNPGDFITLWLKRKSETYICDVAATTSVQQHMNLFKEGYIRMDEDLNRGSGGNPIFLWYRQSTEMGGGITGMDASINHAQDSILQNAGFTVVNVNLNDGTSGQPVMVWFKKVGSLPIKALTVTSNNKDGCPYKEAGLILIDKNLNTGNNGMPLYLWYGK from the exons ATGTATAAAAGAGACACTCAGCTCTTCGATGtgacactttctcccagagaagacactttcacccagagaagacactttctcccagagaagacacattctcccagagaagacactttctcccagagaagacattttctcccagagaagacacgttctcccagagaagacacattctcccagagaagacacattctcccagagaagacacattctcccagagaagacacattctcccagagaagacacattctcccagagaagacacattctaccagagaagacacattctaccagagaagacactttctcccagagaagacacattctcccagagaagacacattcacCCAGAGAAGACACTCCAGAACAGAGGAAGAACTCAACATCGCAG ACACTTGTCTCCAACGACACAAAATGGcttctaaatacatcacagaaATTGCAATCTCCACTAGCCCTGAAAAGGAGAAAGAGCTTCATGGCCAAGGCTATCAAAAGACAAATGTCAACCTCAACCAAGGCAATTCATCCACCACTAAAGTTTACATCTGGTTCAGAAATGGCAGTGGTGAACCCATCACCAGAGTCCAGTTTTCATTCACTGATAAAATGAAAGAGGACCTGAAAAAAGCAGGGTTCACTGAGCTCCCAGCAAACCTCAACTCTGGAACACACGGAGACGTCATCCAGCTGTGGTACCATAGTGGTGCAAGCCCTAAGTACGACATTCCCATTGAAGATCTCTTCCTCACCACTGATGAGAACAAAGAGGCCGCTCAATTCAAGCTCGGCTGGGAAAGGCTACCTTGCAATCTGAACCGCGGTAACCCAGGAGATTTCATCACCCTCTGGttgaagagaaagagtgagaccTACATCTGTGACGTTGCTGCCACCACCTCAGTTCAACAACACATGAACCTTTTCAAAGAGGGCTACATCCGGATGGATGAAGATCTCAATAGAGGTTCTGGAGGAAACCCCATCTTCCTCTGGTACCGTCAATCCACTGAAATGGGCGGCGGGATCACCGGGATGGATGCATCCATCAACCATGCACAGGATTCCATCCTACAGAACGCTGGTTTCACCGTGGTGAATGTTAACCTCAATGATGGAACAAGCGGTCAGCCAGTGATGGTCTGGTTCAAGAAAGTTGGATCTCTCCCGATCAAGGCCTTGACCGTTACATCCAACAACAAGGATGGTTGTCCTTATAAGGAGGCCGGCTTGATCCTCATCGATAAAAATCTGAATACTGGCAACAATGGTATGCCCCTCTACCTCTGGTATGGCAAATAA